The following proteins are encoded in a genomic region of Falsibacillus pallidus:
- a CDS encoding YqeG family HAD IIIA-type phosphatase, whose protein sequence is MLKQFLPNEQVKSIFEITPDELKRRGIKGIITDLDNTLVEWDRPNATPKLIQWFKKMEENGIAVTIVSNNNQSRVKAFADPLHLPFIFQARKPMGRAFKRALKSMGLKKEETVVIGDQLLTDVFGGNRSGFYTILVVPVAKSDGFFTKFNRQIERRIMNWFKRKGMIDWEEGS, encoded by the coding sequence TTGCTGAAACAATTTTTGCCTAACGAACAGGTCAAAAGCATATTTGAAATCACCCCTGATGAATTGAAAAGAAGGGGAATAAAAGGAATCATTACAGACTTGGATAATACCCTTGTAGAATGGGATCGTCCAAACGCAACACCAAAATTAATTCAATGGTTCAAAAAAATGGAAGAAAACGGAATCGCTGTAACCATTGTTTCAAATAATAACCAAAGCCGCGTCAAGGCTTTTGCCGATCCCCTGCATCTTCCATTTATTTTTCAAGCGCGCAAGCCGATGGGCAGAGCGTTTAAAAGGGCTTTAAAAAGCATGGGCCTAAAAAAAGAAGAGACAGTTGTGATCGGTGATCAGCTTTTAACTGACGTATTCGGGGGAAACAGGTCTGGTTTTTACACCATCCTTGTGGTCCCTGTTGCAAAATCGGATGGATTCTTTACGAAATTCAATCGTCAGATCGAGCGCAGGATCATGAACTGGTTCAAACGAAAAGGAATGATTGATTGGGAGGAAGGTTCTTGA
- a CDS encoding sporulation histidine kinase inhibitor Sda — translation MRKLSDELLIESYHKAKELKLSPDFIRLIELEISRRTLTNKIKVSS, via the coding sequence ATGAGAAAGCTTTCAGATGAATTATTGATCGAATCCTATCATAAAGCAAAAGAGTTGAAGCTAAGTCCAGACTTCATTCGCCTCATTGAGTTAGAAATAAGCCGCAGAACATTGACCAATAAAATAAAAGTTTCCTCTTAA
- a CDS encoding phosphatidylserine decarboxylase → MKSLLYRSFIELTNGRVTSGIIKSFAESKMSRRVVPSFAKWYGINQEEMGDSISSYPTLKDFFIRELKQGARKIDAGENTIVSPVDAVIEDVGDISQNSEFKVKGKNYSLKEMFGNRGVEEKYIGGVFMVLYLSPSHYHRIHSPVDGRVAEQYTLGKKSFPVNKMGMKHGKSTLAKNYRCITELDTKYGHVAVAKVGAMFINSIELTHQGDFWRKGQGVAYFSFGSTVVLFFEKDVFEKRTPLQVPYDIQMGEVIGYYKKAKNSI, encoded by the coding sequence TTGAAATCGTTGTTATATCGGAGTTTTATTGAATTGACGAATGGCCGTGTGACATCTGGAATCATTAAATCTTTTGCCGAATCAAAAATGAGCAGGCGAGTTGTCCCGTCTTTTGCAAAATGGTACGGAATCAATCAGGAAGAAATGGGTGATTCAATTTCATCCTATCCTACTTTAAAAGACTTTTTCATTCGAGAGCTAAAACAGGGTGCAAGAAAGATAGATGCAGGGGAAAATACCATCGTAAGTCCGGTGGATGCGGTCATTGAAGACGTTGGGGACATTTCTCAAAATAGTGAATTCAAAGTAAAGGGCAAAAACTATTCATTAAAGGAAATGTTTGGGAACCGTGGTGTAGAGGAAAAATATATTGGAGGGGTCTTTATGGTCCTTTATTTAAGTCCTTCACATTATCATCGGATCCACAGCCCTGTAGACGGGAGGGTCGCTGAACAGTACACATTGGGGAAGAAATCATTTCCAGTCAATAAAATGGGGATGAAGCATGGAAAATCCACCTTGGCAAAGAATTACCGCTGTATTACGGAGCTGGATACCAAATACGGTCATGTAGCAGTGGCAAAAGTAGGAGCCATGTTTATCAATTCAATCGAATTGACGCACCAAGGAGACTTTTGGAGAAAAGGGCAGGGTGTTGCTTATTTCTCATTTGGCTCAACGGTTGTGCTGTTCTTTGAAAAAGATGTGTTTGAAAAGAGGACACCCCTTCAAGTCCCTTATGATATTCAAATGGGGGAAGTCATCGGGTATTATAAAAAAGCAAAAAACTCTATCTAA
- the pssA gene encoding CDP-diacylglycerol--serine O-phosphatidyltransferase yields MFFSHVVDQTLKKIKSQTANLLTLTNMSLGGFAILAATQGQLNLSVVLIFVAALADRFDGMAARKLNIESELGKQLDSMSDVISFGVAPALLLYQGILHSFGFPGLFFTVFYMSCGAFRLARFNVTESNGYFTGLPITAAGCLATLAYLFNPLIPSHLYLFIMIALSFLMIASFKFKKM; encoded by the coding sequence TTGTTTTTTTCACATGTGGTCGACCAAACCTTAAAAAAAATCAAATCACAAACTGCTAATCTTCTTACACTGACCAACATGAGTCTAGGTGGATTCGCCATTTTAGCCGCAACACAGGGACAGCTTAATTTAAGTGTGGTCCTGATTTTTGTCGCAGCTTTAGCGGACCGTTTTGATGGGATGGCAGCCAGAAAGCTCAATATTGAATCCGAATTGGGGAAGCAGCTTGATTCCATGAGTGATGTGATTTCCTTCGGAGTTGCACCTGCGTTGTTATTATACCAAGGAATCCTCCATTCTTTCGGGTTCCCGGGGTTATTTTTTACCGTTTTCTATATGTCATGCGGAGCATTCAGGCTTGCTAGATTCAATGTCACTGAAAGCAATGGCTACTTTACCGGACTGCCGATCACAGCAGCAGGCTGTCTTGCAACCCTGGCTTATTTATTTAACCCATTAATTCCATCGCACTTATATTTGTTTATCATGATTGCTTTATCTTTCTTGATGATCGCTTCTTTTAAATTTAAGAAAATGTAA
- a CDS encoding M3 family oligoendopeptidase, with protein sequence MSTSTYSLKWDLDVFFSGGSGSQEFRSHLESLDQLLTEFNRSVSDWEMPSSGYEAENLVGIIDLFQQTGTKMRQAGAFVSCLQAQDTSDTGANELRGKVALLSSRFQTVLTLLDDKLKKINDDVWNELLDHEELKELRFVLNERREEAAKKLPREQEALINALNVDGYHGWGEMYDAIVSKIKVQLGEDELSVGQAANKFSHKDREVRKEVFNNWEKAWGNQADLLSNTLNHLAGFRLSVYKQRGWDEVLQEPLQYNRMKKETLDAMWSVIADHKEPFVRYLKRKADLIGVDKLSWYDLDAPVGETDSALSYQEGAEFITEQFQKFGKELSQFTNTAFEDSWIEAEDRPGKRPGGFCTFFPESKQSRIFMTYSGTPSNVSTLAHELGHAFHSFALKEVHPLNRNYAMNVAETASTFAEMIVADAAVKNANSEEERLALLEDKVQRSVALLMNIHARYLFETRFYEERKNGPVNKDRLNELMETAQKEAYGDGLEEYHPLFWASKLHFFITGVPFYNFPYTFGFLFSLGIYAKALEEGEGYEEKYMALLKDTGSMTVEDLAMKHLNVDLTKKDFWEKGVQLCIDDVEEFLSLTK encoded by the coding sequence GTGAGTACAAGTACATATTCATTAAAGTGGGATCTGGATGTCTTCTTTTCAGGTGGAAGCGGATCCCAAGAGTTTCGTTCGCATTTGGAATCGCTCGATCAACTGCTTACAGAATTCAATCGTTCTGTGTCTGACTGGGAAATGCCTTCAAGCGGATATGAAGCAGAGAATTTGGTGGGAATCATTGATTTGTTCCAGCAGACGGGGACAAAAATGAGGCAGGCAGGCGCATTTGTCAGCTGTCTTCAGGCGCAGGATACATCTGATACAGGAGCGAATGAACTGAGAGGAAAAGTTGCCCTCTTAAGTTCACGATTCCAAACTGTCCTGACACTTTTAGATGATAAATTGAAGAAAATCAATGATGATGTATGGAATGAATTATTAGACCATGAAGAGCTTAAAGAACTTCGTTTTGTACTTAATGAAAGAAGAGAAGAAGCAGCCAAGAAACTACCTCGTGAACAGGAAGCCTTGATCAACGCACTTAATGTAGACGGCTACCACGGATGGGGCGAAATGTACGATGCGATTGTAAGCAAAATCAAGGTGCAGCTCGGGGAAGATGAGCTTTCAGTCGGGCAGGCTGCCAATAAGTTTTCCCATAAAGACCGTGAAGTAAGGAAAGAAGTATTCAACAACTGGGAAAAGGCATGGGGGAATCAAGCTGATCTGCTTTCAAATACGCTGAATCATTTAGCAGGCTTCAGACTATCCGTTTATAAACAGCGCGGCTGGGATGAAGTCCTTCAAGAGCCTCTTCAATACAATCGTATGAAAAAAGAAACGCTTGATGCGATGTGGTCTGTCATTGCAGATCATAAAGAACCATTTGTACGCTACTTAAAGCGAAAAGCAGATTTAATCGGTGTGGATAAATTAAGCTGGTATGACCTAGATGCCCCTGTGGGTGAAACGGATTCCGCCCTTTCCTATCAAGAAGGAGCTGAATTCATTACAGAGCAGTTTCAGAAATTTGGGAAAGAGCTGTCCCAATTCACCAATACAGCATTTGAAGATAGCTGGATTGAAGCGGAAGACAGGCCAGGAAAGCGACCGGGCGGATTCTGTACATTCTTCCCTGAAAGCAAGCAATCTCGTATTTTCATGACATACTCAGGGACGCCTTCGAATGTGTCCACACTGGCACACGAACTCGGGCATGCCTTCCATTCCTTTGCTTTGAAAGAAGTCCATCCATTGAATCGGAACTATGCAATGAACGTGGCAGAGACAGCTTCTACTTTTGCAGAAATGATTGTCGCCGATGCCGCTGTCAAAAATGCTAATTCCGAGGAAGAGCGGCTTGCGCTTTTAGAAGATAAAGTTCAGCGCAGCGTGGCATTGCTTATGAATATCCATGCCCGCTACCTATTTGAAACTCGTTTTTATGAAGAGCGCAAGAATGGTCCAGTCAACAAAGACCGCCTGAATGAATTGATGGAAACGGCACAAAAAGAGGCATATGGCGATGGTCTTGAGGAATATCATCCATTATTCTGGGCATCAAAACTCCATTTCTTCATTACTGGGGTGCCATTCTACAACTTCCCATATACATTTGGCTTCCTATTCTCTCTTGGAATCTATGCAAAAGCATTGGAAGAAGGAGAGGGGTATGAAGAAAAATATATGGCCCTACTGAAAGATACAGGGTCCATGACAGTTGAAGACTTGGCCATGAAACACCTGAATGTAGATTTAACTAAGAAAGACTTCTGGGAAAAAGGTGTACAATTATGCATCGATGACGTAGAAGAATTCTTATCGCTTACAAAGTGA